The window cgcgcgtgtgagtgagagagacagagtgtgagtgagggaacgAGAGAGTGTGAATAgctttgagtgtgtgagtgagagaaaatgtgtgtgaaagggagtgtgcatgagagagactgtgtgagcgAAAGTGTGattgtgtatatatgtatgcgtgtgaatgtgagtgtgtgtgagagtgagtgtgtgtgagagtgtgtgagtgagaatgagggtgagtgtgtgagtgagagtgagtgtgtgtgggtgtgagtgtgtgagtgagaatgagggtgtatgtgagtgtgagtgtgtgtgtgagggagtgtgtgtgagagagtgtgtgggagtgtgtgtgagagagtgtgtgtgagtgtgtgagtataagtgagagtgagtgtgtgtgattgtgagtgtgtgtgtgtgagtgagtgtgagtgtgtgtgtgtatgtgtgagtgtgtgtgtgtgtgtgcgtgtgtgtgtgtgagagtgtatgtgtgtgtgtgtgagtgagtgtgagtgagtgtgagtgtgtgtgtgtatgtgtgagtgtgtgtgtgtgtgtgtgtgtgcgcgtgtgtgtgtgtgagagtgtatgtgtgtgtgtgtgagtgtgtgtgtgtgtgggtgtgagtgtgtgagtgagaatgagggtgtatgtgagtgtgagtgtgtgtgagagtgtgtgtgtgtgagagagagtgtgagagagtgtgtgagagagtgtgtgagagagagtgtgtgtatgtgtgtgagtgagagtgagtgtgtgggtgggtgagtgtgtgtgagagtgagtgtgtgtgtgagagagtgtgagtgtgtgtgtgtgtgagagtgtgagagtgagtgtatgtgtgtgagtgagagtgagagtgagtgtgtgggtgggtgtgtgtgtgagagtgagtgtgtgtgtgagagagtgtgagtgtgtgtgtgagggagtgtgtgtgtgagtgtgtgtgagtgtgtgtgagtgtgtgtgagtgtgtgtgtgagtgagtgtgtgtgagtgtgagtgtgtgagtgagagtgagtgtatgtgtgtgagtgtgagtgtgtgtgtgtgtgtgtgcgtgtgtgtgtgtgagagtgtatgtgtgtgtgtgtgagtgtgtgtgtgtgagtgtgagtgtgagtgtgagtgtgagagtgtgtgtgtgtgagtgtgtgagtgtgagagtgtgagagtgtgtgagtgagagtgtatgtgtgtgtgtgtgtgtgtgtgtgagtgtgagagtgtgtgagtgtgagagtgtgtgagtgagtgtgagagtgtgagtgtgtgagtgtgtgagtgtgagagtgtgagagtgtgtgagtgtgagagtgtgagagtgtatgtgtgtgtgtgagtgtgagagtgtatgtgtgtgtgtgtgagtgtgagagtgtatgtgtgtgagtgtgtgtgagtgtgtgagagtgtgtgagtgtgagagtgtgagtgtgagagtgtgagagtgtatgtgtgtgagtgtgtgtgagtgtgagagtgtgagtgagtgtgtgagtgtgtgtgtgtgagtgagtgtgtgtgtgtgagagtgtgagtgtgtgagtgagtgtgtgagtgtgagtgagtgtgagagtgtgtgtgtgtgagtgagtgtgtgtgtgtgagagtgtgagtgtgtgagtgagtgtgtgagtgtgagtgagtgtgagagtgtgtgtgtgtgagtgagtgtgtgtgagtgagtgtgtgagtgtgagtgagtgtgagagggagagacagattgAAATGACTGTCCCTtggccctccctccctccagagTCTGTACGGACCCTAACCGTTACCCACCTGAAATCAGAGAGGCCCAGTGCCTGCGGAAGGACTGTCTGATCCCGGGAATGAAGAGCTCCCCAAATATCCGCATTCACCTTgactccatccccctctcctacACCATGGACGTCTGGTACCGGAGACGCTCGGGGGGAAGAATCCAGCTCATCAGGACAACTCAGGAGGTGCCCATTGGATGTACCTGTGTCAGACAGAGACGCCTGAGACATTAACTGGGCAGGACAGCCAGGCCAAGGAGCACacaccactccctctgtctctgtctctggtcTGATTCACCAGAcacgtgtgtgtggggtgggggggggcactgTCGCTCTCTCCCCCAAACTGTGTCAACTCTTTGATGTTTCCTTCCCCCACATTCTGTTTGCTGGTcaccaggaacatccttcctgtgttggCTCTGTTCGAATTTTACAGCTTTCTAtcagattccccccccccccccgcatcctGCTAATCTCCCGGTGAATACCGTCCTAAACCAATCCAtgttcacgctctctctctctttctttcccctacctccccccacctctctctctctcccctctgtccctctctctctctctctctctcccaccctctctcactgtctccccttctctctatctttctctctccctctctctctctccctccctcccttcctccttcccccccccccaccccccagtcccaggactgagtcttcactgctctccctccctcaccagaACCGTTCTCCCTCAGATACTgagacccccctccccccccccatcctccaGGTCTGGGGTTGGGCGAGTGGGTGGTCACCCACCGTGTCCGATCGCACCGAGACATC of the Chiloscyllium punctatum isolate Juve2018m chromosome 36, sChiPun1.3, whole genome shotgun sequence genome contains:
- the LOC140461118 gene encoding interleukin-17F-like: MLLLVDQLCCTKGERHRYHRSQRGNHQLPPFPISESEAQAHFSRLDSELSKSTGCVEEKGTPQDYSSLSLSPWKYRVCTDPNRYPPEIREAQCLRKDCLIPGMKSSPNIRIHLDSIPLSYTMDVWYRRRSGGRIQLIRTTQEVPIGCTCVRQRRLRH